ATGGAAGCCTGTGAAAACTCCATTTCCTCCTTTGTGGTATCAAGAAATATACCTCCATAATATTTAGCCCTGAAAAATAGCCCTACGCAAAGCGTCTTCTTGATATCCGACGATCCAATGGATTTCAGAAAAGCCTTTACCTTCTCATCTTTGGTTTTCTCCGCTATTTTATCTATTACCCTAGGTTCCTCACCGGCTAAAACAAGCTGATCCACATCAAATTCAGCCTCAAGCACCCTATCGCTATAGCCAGTCTGTGCCACGCATCTAATCTTCCCATCTCTAACCACATAGATGCTCCCTCGATCAGCCTCAGGCACGAAGCGCATTGCGGCGGAAAGAACCTCCTCCATAAATCTCTTTTCCTCAACCCACGGATCGAACAGCAAAAGAACATCAGCGAGCCTCATTAATCTCTCATTGGTCTCTGAAAGCCTCCTAACATGAAGATCTATGCTCTCAACGAGCGAGGAGATAGCCTCCTCAAGCTTGGCTATCTCCTGCGGAATTTCTCCACTATACCCTGATCGCTCCCATTCGAACTTCCCCCTCGATAAAATTGCTCCTACCTTCCGTTCAAGCGACTCTATCGGAGAAACGATCTCGCTTATAACCCTCTTAGAAAGAAGAGCGGAAGAGAGAAACACCATGAGCATCGCCAGAATCATGCCCGTTATGGTCCGAAAAATTATCAGGGGCAAAGCAGTCTTATGGAAGAGAACGACTAAAACGATTCTTCTTCTCTCATCCAAAGGTATATAAATCTTCTCTTCGCTCCAGCTCACCTTAAGCCTCTTAATATTCCGGCTATTCAAAGCCCTACGTGCGAGCTCGAGATCTTTCTCTGATCCATCATCATAACCACCCAAAACTTGGACAAGCTTAACATCATCTATAAAGGAATACCTCGCTTTCAAACCGGATATAAATTCAGGAAGCGTGGGGATATCAAAAGCCTCAAGGAAGTCCCTCATATCGAAAGTGATCGCAAGAATATAATCGCCCTTTCTCGGAAAGTAAAAATAAGCCCTTTTGAAGAAAGAGAGCTCGGTCTTCTTCACCTCTCCCCGCTTAACTTTTCCCTTTACAAAGGTCATTAACGATTCCGAAGGCATCTTTCCTGGATAGAGCGAGTTAATTAATCTTCCCCCTTGATCGAATACAAACAGGCTAAATTTAAACCTAAAAAATTCCCTCAGCTTTCCTAAGTTAGCCTTCTTTGGACCACCCGATACATCAATTAAGGAGGAAGCCATGGGCAAAAAAGCCCTCATATCTATATCAACTTTATCCTCCACCCTCGCGACATCCCTTAGATATTCACGCATCATATCCGCAACGACGCCAGATATGAGCCTCGTCGTCCTTTCTCCATAACTCTCATAATTCATGTAGACGACGATGGCAACAGCGCCAAAGAAGAGCAAAAAAGCCATGAGAAAGACTTTAAAAAACGTCTTTAAGAGCAAATCCCTTATCTTCAAGAAGCCCACCTGCCCGATGAAAAGTATACCACACTTTTGCTATAATAAAATCGCGAGAGGAGGCGAGACAGAAACATGGATATAGGAAGAAAGATAAAACGGTTAAGAAAAGAGAAAAAGCTTACGCTACAGGAGCTATCAAAGAGGAGTGGGGTATCCCCCGGATATATCTCGATGTTAGAGCGAGGATTTAAAAAATCCCCAACGCTTGAGATCCTCAAAAAGCTAGCAAAGGGACTTGACATAAAGTTATCTGAGCTCATAGGAGAGGAGATAATCGAGTTCGAGCAGGATGAGAGAACGAAAGCTCTCCTAAGAGCAGCAGACGAGCTCTCAAAGCTCGATCTTGATTCCTTAGAAAGCCTGCTTAAGGCAATAAGGGAGATAAAAAAGCGCGACGGTAGATGAGCCTACCCGTAGACTTAGAAAGGATAGCACACAGGCTCGGAATAGTTCTCATCCCTTATGATTTTCCTCCCAGCATATCCGGAATGGCTTACGTCGGGCGCAGAAAGTTTGTGCTTTACAATCAGAATCACCCATTACCAAGACGCAGATTCACCATAGCTCATGAGATATACCATATAGAGAAACATATGCATGATGGAAAAACATCCCTTAATAAAGGCAATATCGAAAAGGAGGCTAACGCGGGAGCAGCGAGAATCCTATTACCATATAGAGACCTAAAGGCCCACCTTAAGGATCCTCGATGGCTTTATGATTTATCCGCTCTTGCGAGAAAGGCAATAGTGTCCCCGATAACGCTGGTCAGAAGAGTCCACGAGATTAAATTTGCCTCAATATCCCTTTTCGAGCTGAAGCTGAGAGAAAACGTCCTCTGCGTCAGAAGACTGGTAGGAGAACCATTTTCCATGCCTGGGTGGACTGCCCTCCTAGAGGGCGCGCGGGGTAGAGAGTTCTTTCTGAAAAAGAACGAGCTTCTTTACCGATTCTCGAACTACGGCAGAGCTCATCTCCTCTATGTTTATCCCCTTTAGCCTCATCACTGTGGCACTATCTTCTGTAATTATGTTATCAATTAAGCTTATACTTCATATTGAAATTCCATTTCAGTTATGTTATTTTAATCTTGGAAGGCTCTACAAAGGGGGTGAAGCTAATGGCATCTTCCAGCGGTGATCCTGAGAGACTAATGATCTATATAAACCCCGAAAGATGCATGGGCTGTAAATCCTGCGAGATAGCTTGTGCGATTGACCACTCTTCGAGCAAGAACCTCTTCGAAGCGATCTTCGAATCGCCTCTGCCGAAAGCAAGAACTAAGGTAATAGTAGCAGACCTCTTTAATGTGCCAATGAGGTGCCAGCATTGTGAGGATGCACCTTGCATAAATGTATGCCCCACAGGTGCGATAGCAAAAACCCCTGAGGGATTCGTTTCACTGAAAACGGAAAAGTGCATAGGATGCTTGATGTGCGTCTTAGCCTGTCCCTTTGGGCATCCAAGATACGAATCAGAGTACAAGTCGGTCCTTAAATGTGAATTCTGCGCCGATAGAGTCAGAGAAGGAAGGCTTCCTGCCTGCGTTGAGGCGTGTCCAACTGGAGCGCTTCTCTTTGGAACCGTCGAGGAAATAATGGATGAGATTAAAAAGGAAAGCGCTGAGAGGCTCGTCCAGGGATTAAAGACTCCCGAGGTTGTGCTCGTTAAAGCGGAGCCCGCCAAGGGCGAGACGCCTACGGGAGTCAAACCAACTGATGTTTACTTAGCCTACTTAAAGGTAAAGTGGTACTAAAAGGAGGTGTCCTCAGTGAAAGATTACATAAGGTATAAAGTAGCCTCCAAGGGGGTATCGATAACGAAAAACGTGAGCAACTTAATAGAAAAGGCAGAGGAAGACGGCGTTAAGACCGTATGGCATAGATTCTTAGAACAGCAACCGCAATGTGGATTCGGACAGCTTGGGATATGCTGCAGAAACTGCGCCATGGGACCATGTAGAATCGATCCCTTTGGATCAGGACCAAACAGGGGAATATGCGGAGCAAGTGCTGACACAATAGTTGCGAGAAATATACTAAGGATGATAGCCGCTGGAGCTGCAGCACATAGCGACCATGCAAGAGATGTAAATCATGTTTTTAAGATGACCGCGAAAGGTGAAACTCCATACTATCGCCTGACAGACACGGAAAAGCTTGAAACCCTTGCCAAGGCTCTCGGCGTGGAAGTAGATGGAAAAAGCTCAAGCGAGGTCGCAATTGAGGTTGCAGAAATACTGGAGAGGGAATTCGGAAAGCAGGATGATGAACCTCTAAGGCTTCTTATGGGGCTCGCTCCCAAGAAGAGGATAGAGGTTTGGGAAAAGCTCGGTGTACTCCCAAGAGCCATAGATAGGGAGATATGCGAATGCATGCACAGAACTCACATAGGCGTAGATGCTGATCCTGCAAGTCTTCTCCTTCACGGCGTCAGGACTTCCCTAAGTGATGGATGGAGCGGATCAATGATGGCAACTCTCCTAAGCGATATTCTCTTTGGAACCCCTAAGCCCTTAAAATCTACAGCTAATTTGGGAGTTCTTAAGGAAAACATGGTCAATATTATTCTTCACGGACACAATCCCATCCTCTCTGCAAAGATAGCAGAAATAGCCGAAAGCGATGAAATGCAGGAGTTAGCCAGGAAAAACGGAGCTGAAGGGGTAAACGTTGCCGGAATGTGCTGTACCGGCAATGAAATCCTCATGAGAATGGGAGTCCCGCTTGCAGGAAATATGCTTATGCAGGAGCTTGCCATCATAACCGGCGCTGTAGAAGCAATGATAGTTGACTATCAGTGCATCATGCCCGCTGTGGTCGATGTTGCAGGATGCTATCATACCAAGATCATAACAACAGAACCCAAGGGGCACATCCCAGGAGCTATGCACATAGAGTTTCATCCCGAGAAGGCGGATGAAATAGCCACAGAGATAATAAAAACTGCCATAGAGAATTACAAAAATAGAATAAAGGAAAGGATTTTTATACCGAAGGAGAAGATGGAGCTCATGGCAGGATTTAGCGTAGAAGCGATATTGAGTGCACTCGGGGGAACGCTCGAGCCTCTCATCAACCTGATAAAAGATGGCACCATTAAAGGTGTAGTTGGAATAGTTGGATGCAATAACCCGAAAGTTATCCACAACAATAGCCATGTAACCTTAACCAAAGAGCTCATAAAGAGAGATATCCTCGTTGTTGGAACCGGATGCTGGGGTATAGCTGCCGCAATGCATGGGCTTCTCAACGTGGGAGCTGTGGAGGAAGCAGGCCCCGGACTTAAGAAGGTCTGCGAAAGCTTAAGCATCCCGCCATGTCTCCACATGGGATCATGCGTGGATTGCTCAAGGATACTCATAGCCCTTGGAGCCATGGCGGAGGCTATCGGTGTTGATATCTCTGAACTTCCAGCTGCAGGATCTGCCCCTGAGTGGATGAGTGAGAAGGCGGTATCCATAGGAACCTATTTCGTGGCAAGCGGAGTCTTTACTCACCTCGGTGTGATACCGCCCGTCTTAGGAAGCCAGACGGTAACGAAACTCCTAACCGAGGATATAGAGAGCCTCATTGGAGGAAAGTTCTATGTGGAACCAGATCCAGTGAAAGCAGCAGAGACCATTTACGCCTTTATTCTGGAAAAGAGGAAGAAGCTGGGACTCTCATGAGAATACTGGTAGCAGGAAAGGGCGGGGTCGGTAAAACAACCGTCTCCGCCCTTCTCGCATACGAGCTCGCGGAAAAAGGATACAGCGTGCTCGCGCTTGACACAGATTCCGTTCCCAATCTTGCACAGAGCCTTGGCATTCCCTATGAAGAAGCAGAAAAAATTATTCCCCTTTCCAAAAACGAAGAACTTGCTGAGAAAAGAACTGGAGCCCGTCCTGGTGAAGGATGGGGAACCCTCTTCTCGTTAACGCCGAAGGTTAACGATATAGCAGACTCATATGGATTGAGAATTTCTAAGAACCTTAATCTTGTTGTAGTAGGAAGCATAGATCAAGGCAAAGAAGGCTGTCTTTGCCCCGCCATAGCCCTCGCGAGAGCCTTTCTTAGGCATGTTCTGTTGAAAAAGGGAGAGGTAATTGTCGTAGACTGTGAAGCAGGAGCCGAGGTTTTTGGAAGAGGACTTGCTGAAAAGTTTGATGTCATGCTTTGCATCTCTGAACCAACTTATAAGTCTCTGAGAATCGCCAGAAAGCTCCTCAAAATGGGAAGAGAGCTTTCCATTTTAAGAAGCTTTCTCGTTATAAATAAGGTTCAAGACGAAATCATAGAAAGTTTATATGAGCGTGTCTTTAAAAATGATAACATTCCTCTCCTCGCTCTTCCGTTTGATGCGGAACTTAGGCGCTGTGAGGAAGCCGAGGGCGGGGTAAATTCCCTACCGAGGGAAACTCCCCTTAGAAAAGGAATTGAAAAAATCGTCAGTGAGATAATGGAGGGATAAAAGATGTCCCAGGAACCAATAGAAGAAAAAATCGATGAAATCATATCGAGATACCCATCTCCCACGGGAAGGGTCCTAAGCGTACTCGAAGATATTCAAGAAGTTGAGGGGTATCTTTCTAAGGAAGCGCTAAAACTACTTTCCAAAAAGCTCAAGATTCCACTCGCTAATCTATACAGTTTAGCCACTTTCTACTCCTTCTTTAACCTCAAAGCGGTGGGAACCTACACCATCACGGTATGTATGGGAACCGCATGCCACGTTAAAGGAGCGCCGAGGGTCCTCGAGACACTGAAGAAACTGCTGGGAATAGATGAAGGAGAGACAACATCCGACGGAAGCTTCACGCTAAGCGCAGCGAGATGCTTTGGAGCGTGCAGTATAGCCCCCGTCATAAAGATAAACGATAGGGTATACGGACACATAACACCGGAGATGCTACCATCTATACTTAAGATATATGGGTGGCGAGAGAAAAAATGAGAATAACAGGCAGAACCGATCTTAATGCGGTGAAACAAAAAGGGCTTAAAAAGCTTCTCTGCGATAAGGTAAGGATCGCGGTGGGATTTGCTACATGTGGAATAGCTACTGGAGCAGACGAGATCTTCAAAACGCTGAGTAAATCTCTCGTAAACGCTAAGGAGAGGGTATCTCTCAAGAAGGTTGGATGCATAGGCTATTGCAAGGAAGAGCCCATAATAACGGTAAGATTTCCCGGAAAGCCTATTCTGCTCTTCCCAAGAGTCTCTCCTGAGAAAGCTGCAAAGTTAGCGGAAGGCGTGCTCGCTGGGAAAATCTCCCCTGAAGGAGCCCTTTGCAGGATAGATAGCTGGGATCATGTTATAACCAAGATAAGCTATGGAGATGGATTCGGAGAAATACCACGCTATGAGGATATCCCATTTTTTAAATATCAGAGAAAACTCATCTTGAGAAATGCGGGAATTATAGACCCAGAGGATATAGAGGAATACATAGCCGTGGGAGGATACAGCGCGCTGATCAAAGCACTTACGGAAATGACACCGAGCGAGATAATCGATGAGGTTAAAAAATCGGGCTTAAGAGGAAGGGGAGGAGCGGGATTCCCAACGGGACTTAAGTGGGAAATAACCGCACAAGAGAAGGTCGAGACCAAGTACCTGATATGCAACGCCGACGAGGGAGATCCAGGAGCTTACATGAACAGGAACGAAATGGAAAGCGATCCCCACTCTCTTATAGAGGGCATGATAATTGGAGGATACGCCATAGGAGCGAGGGAAGGAATAATATACATAAGAGCGGAATATCCTCTTGCCGTAAAGAGAATAGAGAAGGCTTTAGAAGAAGCCAGAAAATACGGTTTCCTTGGAGAAAGAATATTGAACACGAGCTTCAGCTTCGACATAAGAATAGTAAAAGGAGCGGGAGCTTTCGTATGTGGCGAGGAAACCGCTCTTATAGCATCAATAGAGGGAGAAACCGGAAGGCCCCGACCAAGACCACCCTTCCCCGCGGAAAAAGGACTATGGGGAAAGCCCACCTGCATCAATAATGTGGAAACCTGGTGCAATATTCCACTAATTATAGCCAAGGGGGGAGATTGGTTCTCCCAGATAGGCACGAGCGGAAACTCCGGAACTAAGGTATTCTCACTTGTAGGTGAAGTAGATAGAGTGGGGCTGGTGGAAGTTCCTTTAGGAACCACATTGAGAACAATCATATTTGACATAGGCAATGGCTCTCCCGAAGGAACAAAGGTTAAAGCGGTTCAGATTGGAGGACCATCAGGAGGATGTGTGCCTGCAAAGCTTTTCGACACTCCCGTTGACTATGAAAGTCT
The DNA window shown above is from Synergistota bacterium and carries:
- a CDS encoding HD-GYP domain-containing protein, with translation MKIRDLLLKTFFKVFLMAFLLFFGAVAIVVYMNYESYGERTTRLISGVVADMMREYLRDVARVEDKVDIDMRAFLPMASSLIDVSGGPKKANLGKLREFFRFKFSLFVFDQGGRLINSLYPGKMPSESLMTFVKGKVKRGEVKKTELSFFKRAYFYFPRKGDYILAITFDMRDFLEAFDIPTLPEFISGLKARYSFIDDVKLVQVLGGYDDGSEKDLELARRALNSRNIKRLKVSWSEEKIYIPLDERRRIVLVVLFHKTALPLIIFRTITGMILAMLMVFLSSALLSKRVISEIVSPIESLERKVGAILSRGKFEWERSGYSGEIPQEIAKLEEAISSLVESIDLHVRRLSETNERLMRLADVLLLFDPWVEEKRFMEEVLSAAMRFVPEADRGSIYVVRDGKIRCVAQTGYSDRVLEAEFDVDQLVLAGEEPRVIDKIAEKTKDEKVKAFLKSIGSSDIKKTLCVGLFFRAKYYGGIFLDTTKEEMEFSQASIRFIKVFGKLISSFVTLKELLREERRFYLEVISVLVRSLELRDPYTAGHSERVAKLASELAKRLGLSHEEVEKVMWAGILHDVGKLGVPDAVLNKPGRLSPEEFEKIKKHPVLSERLVRESSALRDLAPAVKHHHERWDGKGYPDGLKGEEIPLWARIIALADAFDAMTSDRIYRRRKSVEEAIRELEKGKGSQVDPKLTDIFIDMIKETGGV
- a CDS encoding helix-turn-helix transcriptional regulator, which codes for MDIGRKIKRLRKEKKLTLQELSKRSGVSPGYISMLERGFKKSPTLEILKKLAKGLDIKLSELIGEEIIEFEQDERTKALLRAADELSKLDLDSLESLLKAIREIKKRDGR
- a CDS encoding ImmA/IrrE family metallo-endopeptidase, whose protein sequence is MSLPVDLERIAHRLGIVLIPYDFPPSISGMAYVGRRKFVLYNQNHPLPRRRFTIAHEIYHIEKHMHDGKTSLNKGNIEKEANAGAARILLPYRDLKAHLKDPRWLYDLSALARKAIVSPITLVRRVHEIKFASISLFELKLRENVLCVRRLVGEPFSMPGWTALLEGARGREFFLKKNELLYRFSNYGRAHLLYVYPL
- a CDS encoding 4Fe-4S binding protein, coding for MASSSGDPERLMIYINPERCMGCKSCEIACAIDHSSSKNLFEAIFESPLPKARTKVIVADLFNVPMRCQHCEDAPCINVCPTGAIAKTPEGFVSLKTEKCIGCLMCVLACPFGHPRYESEYKSVLKCEFCADRVREGRLPACVEACPTGALLFGTVEEIMDEIKKESAERLVQGLKTPEVVLVKAEPAKGETPTGVKPTDVYLAYLKVKWY
- the cooS gene encoding anaerobic carbon-monoxide dehydrogenase catalytic subunit, whose amino-acid sequence is MKDYIRYKVASKGVSITKNVSNLIEKAEEDGVKTVWHRFLEQQPQCGFGQLGICCRNCAMGPCRIDPFGSGPNRGICGASADTIVARNILRMIAAGAAAHSDHARDVNHVFKMTAKGETPYYRLTDTEKLETLAKALGVEVDGKSSSEVAIEVAEILEREFGKQDDEPLRLLMGLAPKKRIEVWEKLGVLPRAIDREICECMHRTHIGVDADPASLLLHGVRTSLSDGWSGSMMATLLSDILFGTPKPLKSTANLGVLKENMVNIILHGHNPILSAKIAEIAESDEMQELARKNGAEGVNVAGMCCTGNEILMRMGVPLAGNMLMQELAIITGAVEAMIVDYQCIMPAVVDVAGCYHTKIITTEPKGHIPGAMHIEFHPEKADEIATEIIKTAIENYKNRIKERIFIPKEKMELMAGFSVEAILSALGGTLEPLINLIKDGTIKGVVGIVGCNNPKVIHNNSHVTLTKELIKRDILVVGTGCWGIAAAMHGLLNVGAVEEAGPGLKKVCESLSIPPCLHMGSCVDCSRILIALGAMAEAIGVDISELPAAGSAPEWMSEKAVSIGTYFVASGVFTHLGVIPPVLGSQTVTKLLTEDIESLIGGKFYVEPDPVKAAETIYAFILEKRKKLGLS
- a CDS encoding AAA family ATPase; this translates as MRILVAGKGGVGKTTVSALLAYELAEKGYSVLALDTDSVPNLAQSLGIPYEEAEKIIPLSKNEELAEKRTGARPGEGWGTLFSLTPKVNDIADSYGLRISKNLNLVVVGSIDQGKEGCLCPAIALARAFLRHVLLKKGEVIVVDCEAGAEVFGRGLAEKFDVMLCISEPTYKSLRIARKLLKMGRELSILRSFLVINKVQDEIIESLYERVFKNDNIPLLALPFDAELRRCEEAEGGVNSLPRETPLRKGIEKIVSEIMEG
- a CDS encoding NAD(P)H-dependent oxidoreductase subunit E, yielding MSQEPIEEKIDEIISRYPSPTGRVLSVLEDIQEVEGYLSKEALKLLSKKLKIPLANLYSLATFYSFFNLKAVGTYTITVCMGTACHVKGAPRVLETLKKLLGIDEGETTSDGSFTLSAARCFGACSIAPVIKINDRVYGHITPEMLPSILKIYGWREKK
- a CDS encoding SLBB domain-containing protein, whose amino-acid sequence is MRITGRTDLNAVKQKGLKKLLCDKVRIAVGFATCGIATGADEIFKTLSKSLVNAKERVSLKKVGCIGYCKEEPIITVRFPGKPILLFPRVSPEKAAKLAEGVLAGKISPEGALCRIDSWDHVITKISYGDGFGEIPRYEDIPFFKYQRKLILRNAGIIDPEDIEEYIAVGGYSALIKALTEMTPSEIIDEVKKSGLRGRGGAGFPTGLKWEITAQEKVETKYLICNADEGDPGAYMNRNEMESDPHSLIEGMIIGGYAIGAREGIIYIRAEYPLAVKRIEKALEEARKYGFLGERILNTSFSFDIRIVKGAGAFVCGEETALIASIEGETGRPRPRPPFPAEKGLWGKPTCINNVETWCNIPLIIAKGGDWFSQIGTSGNSGTKVFSLVGEVDRVGLVEVPLGTTLRTIIFDIGNGSPEGTKVKAVQIGGPSGGCVPAKLFDTPVDYESLKSAGSIMGSGGMVVMSEKTSMVETARYFLTFTSDESCGKCTPCREGLKHMLNILERIIAGRGTREDIKTLEELALTIKATSLCGLGQTAPNPVLTTLRYFREEYERKIKR